TACCTTAAATTGCAgttatgtacataggtatttgtGGTAATAATGTTTTGACGCAGGTAACGGAAATCATTATCTTTAATCATTATGTAATATACCTACGTACAGTCTGACCGAAAAGAGTCGAAatgaaaaagtggcaacatcgtagtgtcgatGTCGTCccgtttttaaccgccttccaaatctcaaaggaaggggttatcaagtcgtctgtatgtttttttttttttttatgtttgttcctcgatatctccgtcgttactagaccgattttgaaaaatttttttttttgattgtatgtatacgcatacagattggtcccatttttctcagaacccagttctgatgatgggatcctggagaaatcgagggaactcctcaaatctgaaaggcatacatttggtgatttttgtgtttttaaaggaacagcatgcatttacgtacggaacagtaacatttggtgcagtggaactcctgatgatggtcagaatggaactcctcaaatctgaacggcacacttatagtgactttggtatttttataagaacagcatgcacttacgtccagaacagtgatatttggtgcagtggaattgctgatgatggtcagaacggaactcctcaaatctgaacggcacacttatagtgactttggtatttttataagaacagcatgcacttacgtccagaagagtgagccgcccctggttagagttccgttctgataatcattctcatctgtaagtacttcagaatcatccagatttcaaaattggttcagaaatgacggagatatagaataacaaacattaaaaaatatacagacgaattgataacataatccaacatttgaaagtatttatcaccagaaacccaaaggaaggcggttttttttttcttaaaaattatctcaTACATATTTAGGCCGTAGGctcgtcgtgagcttctcaagacactgcatattgatttgaaaggaatgacactacaatgttgccactttttaatttccactCTTTTCGGTCAGACATATcgaatttttcatcacatttgctgtttaaaggtctcattgcgtctacgtgtactgaagatcATGATACCGagactatcatgatagcaataaggtttaaatccataaaaagccctttcggagataacacgttttgtcatcttcaaaaaaagttacctgcacactgcaaactgtttaataaatttgaaccttattgctatcatgatagttgctttttaactacactgagactttggcacgtgctgtggaaacgggagctaaccgcggcgaataatagaaacaaaggcctttgtttaacagattagggcaaaaccgaaaagttcatctcagaaaattcatactatacaacTATTACTTATTAAAACTTACTATTTGATAAAACTGATgactaaaaaaaacattaaatatctGAACACAATAAGGTAAGTATTAGGAAATTCAAATTAAGTACCAATCACTTTATCCTTCCTCTCCTAACGCATAAatgattatttgattaattaacatttattTGCGCATTTAGGTGCATAATTTTCAGTATTCCAATCCAAAGATGATACCTACGTGTTTTACCAATTATCCTTTTCAGATTATTACCTTATTAATCAACTGTACGTCATTCGAAGCCTGTAATAAATGAGAGTGGCAACACTGTTATCCGAAACTATGAAGGTTGAAGTGCAGTTTTTCAGTACTGGTAACCCTATCTTCCCCCATTGGTTTCCCACTTTTGCTTTCAGCCCCACCAGGAGCTGACTTGGCTCGATTTGAAATCGAGCCTCATTGGCAATTTTGTTTTCCAACTGTAAGGTTGTTACCAGAGCAACATTTCTGCAATCTGGTAAAAAtaagtgcatattttattttttacttatatctatttatgtatatgtagaAAATATTTCAAACGGTGTAACCGTTCGTGaagattttaataagttttgtttttcagtacaaTGGAAGACGACGGCAGTTCCTCATCCTCAGATGAATCGAGGTCAAGCTTCGTATCTGTGGAGGATCCGTCGGCTCCAGggccctcaaaaaggaaacggCGAGCGCCTCACAAAGCTTCAAAAAGGAAACGTCACAGCGAAGAGGTTACGGTACATAACCTAATGAAAGAAGTAAGTGAGGTAAAACGTTTTTTATCTTCAATGATACCGTACCCACATGGTCCGCAGCAACCCATGCCCGGACCTCCTTCGCTGCTTATATCTGACGATCGGGACGATAATATTAGTCTGAATGTCAGTGGTGAACTTTGCTCTGATAATGAAACACGTGGCGCAAATAAGACTGAGCCGGCAGATTTGAGTATTAACCTGCCATTTAATACTACTTTAAAAGAGCCATCAGTTCCAAAATCTGCCCAGGACCATGTGCATTTCTTAAATGAGGTTCAGCATTTTGGCTCGCCAGATTGGGCGGACGTCCGCTATGCGGAGGTTCAGAAATCTTATTGCTCGACCCCAGGTTTCATCGATACCGAATGTAACGATGAATTAAAGCCGTATGACAGAAATGTCTCTCTTAGCGTTACTGAGAAAGGCTTTGCCGCCATTACTCAGGCATTAATCAAACAAAAAGAATCGTTGCAATCTGGGTTGGAGTCTTTACTCTCGTGGATTTCATCCGCCGATCAAGACATAACTGTAGCTGCCTTAAGAGAAAAACTTAATGAGATCTTTATAGAGGGTCCTTTTAACAAAATATCAGTTGACCTTCTCCAAATGGCTTGTGGACATAGGGCAGATTTAATTCAACAGAGGCGTGACGGTATTTTGAGATATGTGAAAGATAAATTCACCCGTGCGGCCATTCGTAAGATTCCGCCAACTTGTGAAGGGTTGTTTGATAAAGGAATGTTGTCAGCCGAGCTAGAAAAGAACGGCGGAGTTGCGAAAACTCTTTGGCCGTTACCGAATCAAACACCAAAGGCTAACTGGCCAGCTGCGCAAGCTGGACCGTCGCGTGCCAGACAGCCCGCGCAGGGCTCTAACAATTTTCCTAATACGGGCTATTTTGGCAAACCTATGCCAAACCCGCCAGCGCATGGGTTCCCATATTATCCTCCGCAAGGATATTTTATGAATCCTTTTTCGCAACAAGCCCCTTTTTATATGCCACAACGATTTTCGCAAAATCGGGATGGCAAACAGAATAGAAAAGTAAATAGAAATCGCAATTCTACAAAAAACGATGAACCAATGCCGAATTCTAACTCGAGAGGCCGTCGAGACAACAGAAGGTTTCGGGGCAAGCGAAAATTCTGACTCGGTAAAAATCGACCTGTCCAACGCGTACTTTCACCTCCCAGTCGCGGAGTCACATCGAAGGTACTTACGAATAATGTACAGGGGCAAATTATATCAGTATGAATCTGTCGAATTGGGTCACCCAAAAATTAAGAGAAAGGGGCATCAGAGTCATAGTATACTTAGACGACTTTCTGTTGGCCCACCAAGATATGCAGACTCTGTCTTCGCAAGCGACCGAGACAGTAAATCTCCTGGAAACCCTAGGTTGGCAAATAAATTATGCGAAGTCAATCCTGACTCCACAAAAGAGTCTAGAATATTTAGGGATAATATGGGACCCCTGGCATGGTTTAAAAAGCCTCCCAGATACGAAACTCGCaacattaaaagaaaaaaatacttcaCATGTTATCTCGGCAATCTGTTCGGCTAAAAGAAATTCAAAGCCTCATAGGTCTTATAAATTTTGCGAGCTTCGTAGTACCGCGAGGCCGGTTAAACCACCGGGAGCTGATTCAATTTTCCCTGAGCTTACCGGCCGACAATTTCTCGCGCCGCTATCCAATTCCCAAGCAGGGTCGAAAAGAATTAAGGTGGTGGCTGAGACATTGCGATTGCCCTTCTGTCCTCCACAAGCCACCAATCGAGCACTTTCTGGTGACCGACGCATCGAACTTGGCGTGGGGAGCACAGCTAGACAAATTGCACCTATCAGGGAGGTGGTCCCTACAAGAGAGCCTCCTACACTCCAATCAAAAGGAGATGCTCGCAGTGCACCACGTTTTGAAAGAACAAGGGCCTTACCTAAAGGGTTCGTCTGTGATGTTACAGTGCGACAACAAGACGACGATAGCATACTTGAGGAAGGAAGGCGGG
This window of the Leguminivora glycinivorella isolate SPB_JAAS2020 chromosome 16, LegGlyc_1.1, whole genome shotgun sequence genome carries:
- the LOC125234946 gene encoding uncharacterized protein LOC125234946 codes for the protein MEDDGSSSSSDESRSSFVSVEDPSAPGPSKRKRRAPHKASKRKRHSEEVTVHNLMKEVSEVKRFLSSMIPYPHGPQQPMPGPPSLLISDDRDDNISLNVSGELCSDNETRGANKTEPADLSINLPFNTTLKEPSVPKSAQDHVHFLNEVQHFGSPDWADVRYAEVQKSYCSTPGFIDTECNDELKPYDRNVSLSVTEKGFAAITQALIKQKESLQSGLESLLSWISSADQDITVAALREKLNEIFIEGPFNKISVDLLQMACGHRADLIQQRRDGILRYVKDKFTRAAIRKIPPTCEGLFDKGMLSAELEKNGGVAKTLWPLPNQTPKANWPAAQAGPSRARQPAQGSNNFPNTGYFGKPMPNPPAHGFPYYPPQGYFMNPFSQQAPFYMPQRFSQNRDGKQNRKVNRNRNSTKNDEPMPNSNSRGRRDNRRFRGKRKF